TGGGGACCAGACATGCCGTCCATGTTCCCGCTCCTGTCCCGTCCACGTCATCCGAATAATCGCGGGTAAAGAAAGTAAAGGACCTGGAACCTCGTGTGCCCCTCTCCACGTTGATGGGGGTAGCTGTAGCTTCTTTGCCGTACGTACACGAGGGAAGGGACTCCCAACAATGGCTGTAAGCCTGTCCAAAGGTGGCAACGTCTCGCTCACCAAGGAGGCTCCGGGCCTGACTGACGTCACCGTGGGCCTCGGCTGGGACGTCCGCACCACCACCGGCACGGACTTCGACCTCGACGCGTCCGCGATCGCGGTCAACACGCAGGGCAAGGTCTACTCGGACGCCCACTTCGTCTTCTTCAACAACAAGCAGACCCCGGACAACACGATCGTCCACACCGGTGACAACCGCACGGGTGAGGGCGCCGGCGACGACGAGGCGATCAACGTCAACCTCGCCGCCCTCCCGGCCGACATCGACAAGATCGTCTTCCCGGTCTCGATCTACGACGCCGAGAACCGTTCGCAGAACTTCGGCCAGGTCCGCAACGCCTACATCCGGATCGTCAACCAGGCCGGCGGCGCCGAGATCGCCCGCTACGACCTGTCGGAGGACGCCGCCAC
This region of Streptomyces caelestis genomic DNA includes:
- a CDS encoding TerD family protein, translated to MAVSLSKGGNVSLTKEAPGLTDVTVGLGWDVRTTTGTDFDLDASAIAVNTQGKVYSDAHFVFFNNKQTPDNTIVHTGDNRTGEGAGDDEAINVNLAALPADIDKIVFPVSIYDAENRSQNFGQVRNAYIRIVNQAGGAEIARYDLSEDAATETAMVFGELYRNGAEWKFRAVGQGYASGLVGIAQDFGVNV